One Chryseobacterium wanjuense genomic region harbors:
- a CDS encoding SLC13 family permease, with protein MPTYFQIHKKEISLFSGLFLSLSGFIINPFSLSYQANQVLSVAILMIIWWVFEAVPMAITALLPIILFPAFGIVSLKKVAENYADPIVFLFMGGFFIALAIEKWNLHKRIALGIIRLTGTNGNRIILGFIIATGFLSLWLSNTATTMMMYPLAVSVIQVVENHNKNVKNIKNFSLALMLSIAYASNFALGTVIATPPNVAYVGYIKDRFNFTISFSDWMMLFLPLTLLLLFMLYGLLVKILYPNNIKHSNEASNAIKKAQLRLGVMNRAEMRVLSIFGLTVLLWITKDLINDWQHYILLDDTAIAVLGASLLFLLPSGQKTGNKSERLMAWSDTRKMAWDILLLFGGGIALANALEASHLVQEFASGLSTVTTTNLFLLILIVSAVSIFLSEVISNLALVLILSPVITSLALSLGINPLLLGIPMTLSASCASMLPMGTPPNAIIFAKGDVKIQYMMRTGLILNVLCVIVISLLCWLFIPMMEGLKL; from the coding sequence ATGCCAACCTACTTTCAGATTCATAAAAAAGAAATTAGCCTGTTCAGCGGTCTTTTTCTGAGTTTATCGGGATTTATTATTAATCCTTTCAGTTTGTCGTATCAGGCAAATCAGGTGCTTTCTGTGGCTATTCTGATGATTATCTGGTGGGTTTTTGAGGCTGTTCCTATGGCGATTACGGCATTATTACCGATCATTTTATTTCCTGCTTTCGGCATCGTATCCCTTAAAAAAGTGGCTGAAAACTACGCCGATCCTATTGTTTTCCTTTTTATGGGAGGATTTTTCATTGCACTTGCCATCGAAAAATGGAACCTTCACAAAAGAATAGCGCTCGGTATCATCAGGCTTACGGGAACCAACGGCAACCGTATCATTCTCGGTTTTATTATAGCAACAGGATTTCTCAGTTTGTGGCTGAGTAATACAGCAACTACGATGATGATGTATCCTTTGGCTGTTTCGGTGATACAGGTTGTTGAGAATCACAATAAAAATGTAAAAAATATTAAAAACTTTTCTCTGGCATTAATGCTTTCCATTGCGTATGCTTCCAATTTTGCACTGGGCACTGTAATTGCGACTCCGCCTAATGTTGCTTATGTAGGATATATCAAAGACAGGTTCAATTTTACGATCAGCTTTTCCGACTGGATGATGCTGTTTCTGCCGCTTACTTTATTGTTATTATTCATGTTGTATGGATTATTAGTAAAAATATTGTACCCTAATAACATTAAACACAGCAATGAAGCATCGAACGCTATTAAAAAAGCACAGCTTCGGTTAGGAGTAATGAACAGGGCGGAAATGAGAGTTTTATCTATTTTTGGTCTTACCGTTTTATTATGGATTACGAAAGATCTCATTAATGATTGGCAACATTATATCCTTTTAGATGATACGGCTATTGCGGTATTGGGTGCATCCCTGCTGTTTTTGCTACCATCTGGTCAGAAAACAGGCAATAAATCTGAAAGATTAATGGCATGGTCCGATACCCGAAAAATGGCGTGGGATATATTGCTGCTTTTTGGAGGAGGAATCGCGTTGGCTAATGCACTTGAAGCATCCCATCTGGTACAGGAATTTGCTTCCGGTTTAAGTACAGTTACTACCACGAATTTGTTTTTACTTATACTGATCGTGTCGGCTGTCTCCATATTTTTAAGTGAAGTTATCAGCAACCTGGCTTTGGTATTGATCCTTTCACCGGTAATTACTTCTCTGGCATTATCTTTAGGTATCAATCCTCTTCTACTGGGTATTCCTATGACACTCAGCGCCAGTTGTGCGAGTATGCTTCCGATGGGTACTCCTCCCAATGCGATAATTTTTGCTAAAGGTGATGTGAAAATTCAATACATGATGAGAACGGGACTTATTCTTAATGTACTTTGTGTGATCGTCATTTCCTTATTGTGCTGGCTGTTTATTCCCATGATGGAAGGTCTGAAATTATAA
- a CDS encoding alpha/beta hydrolase has translation MRTTFIKGIALSAMTFFSLNSNAFAQQNPASQDPNISKEIRAFLKVLNSGDGKPLETLSPKDARLVLVGAQKSVNFDYSDIEESERTITQDGQTIKIHIVKPKGAKAGLPVFMFFHGGGWVLGDYPTHKRLVRDLVVNSGAVAVFPDYTPSPEARFPVAINQAYAATKWVAQNGKEIGVNASKLAVVGNSVGGNMAAVVALIAKDKNGPKISQQILLWPVTDADFSRESYTKFAQERFLTTPLMKWMWDNYLPDLNERKNKYASPLQASLEELKDLPPALVQVAENDILHDEGVAYGRKLDEAGVPTTVTEYKGFIHDYGMLNPLAHIPAVKESVLDAASTLKRALFSK, from the coding sequence ATGAGAACAACATTTATTAAAGGTATCGCATTATCAGCAATGACATTTTTTAGCTTAAATTCAAATGCATTTGCTCAACAAAATCCTGCATCCCAAGACCCTAACATTTCCAAAGAAATCAGAGCATTTTTAAAAGTCTTAAACAGCGGAGACGGAAAACCATTAGAAACCTTATCTCCGAAAGATGCAAGATTAGTTTTGGTAGGAGCACAAAAATCTGTCAATTTTGACTATTCAGATATTGAAGAATCAGAAAGAACGATCACCCAGGACGGACAAACCATAAAAATCCACATTGTAAAACCAAAAGGTGCCAAAGCAGGACTTCCGGTATTCATGTTTTTCCACGGTGGAGGCTGGGTTCTAGGAGATTATCCTACTCATAAAAGATTAGTAAGAGATTTGGTGGTCAACAGTGGTGCTGTAGCAGTTTTTCCTGATTATACACCATCACCTGAAGCGAGATTTCCTGTAGCGATCAATCAGGCTTACGCCGCAACAAAATGGGTAGCCCAGAACGGCAAAGAAATAGGAGTGAACGCAAGCAAACTCGCAGTAGTAGGAAACAGCGTTGGCGGAAATATGGCTGCTGTAGTCGCTTTGATCGCTAAAGATAAAAACGGACCGAAAATATCACAGCAAATTCTTCTATGGCCGGTTACAGATGCTGATTTCAGCAGAGAATCCTATACAAAATTTGCTCAGGAAAGATTTCTTACAACACCGTTGATGAAATGGATGTGGGACAATTATTTACCCGACCTTAATGAACGCAAAAACAAATATGCATCCCCTTTACAGGCGTCTTTGGAAGAATTGAAAGACTTACCTCCGGCTTTGGTTCAGGTTGCAGAAAATGATATTTTGCATGATGAAGGTGTAGCCTACGGCAGAAAACTGGATGAAGCGGGAGTACCGACAACCGTTACAGAATACAAAGGATTCATCCACGACTACGGAATGCTGAATCCGCTGGCTCACATCCCTGCTGTAAAAGAATCTGTTCTGGATGCCGCATCAACCTTAAAAAGAGCATTATTTTCTAAATAA
- a CDS encoding cation-translocating P-type ATPase: MHDFKISGLTDQQVISSRKEYGYNRLEYKKENPFFRSLKGIIKEPMVILLLVASFLYFINNQFDDGLFLAFAIILVSAISLYQESRSRNALEKLKTFTQPSCKVIRNGDVQQIKTEDVVVGDSIMIEEGDLITADGIIVHSNDFSVNESILTGESFSVYKDKNSEDHLVYSGTIVASGLAIATVTEIGNKTKLGKIGKSLENIKDEKSPLEVQINDFVKKMVIVGSVVFAAVWVMNYLRSHEVIDSLLKALTLAMSILPEEIPVAFTTFMALGSWRLMKMGIIVKQMKTIETLGSASIICTDKTGTLTENEMTLANLFVISTQKELQPDEISTAEEKKLLEIAMWASEPIPFDPMEKALHETYGKHFSEDMRPYFKMIHEYPLDGKPPMMTHIFEDQTGKRIIAAKGAPEAFMEISNLNPEEKENIRTAIKHFTTQGYRVLGVGVADFSGNNFPEHQQEFIFDYKGLVAFYDPPKKNMQEVLKDFYQAGISVKIITGDNSDTTMAIARQIGFQGHEKSITGEELMKMQDAEFQDCVKKINIFTRMFPEAKLRIIKALKAEKEIVAMTGDGVNDGPALKAAHIGIAMGKKGTEIAKQAASLILVDDDLAKMTLAISMGRKIYSNLKKAIQYIISIHIPIILTVFIPLTFGWIYPNILTPLHVIFLELIMGPTCSIIYENEPVEKNIMRQKPRPFTTTFFNAKELITSIIQGLCITAGVLFIYQYAVAEGFNENIVRTMVFSTLITANIFLTLINRSFYYSIITTLKYRNNLVPLIISVTILIVAVMIYIEPLAAFFGFEPLHSSQLLTCCSVGFLSVIWYEMVKLIKRIKFNQEK, from the coding sequence ATGCATGATTTCAAGATATCCGGACTCACAGACCAGCAGGTAATTTCTTCAAGAAAAGAATATGGATACAACAGGCTCGAATACAAAAAGGAAAATCCTTTTTTTCGTTCCCTGAAAGGAATTATCAAAGAACCGATGGTGATTTTACTACTGGTAGCCTCTTTTTTATATTTTATTAATAATCAATTCGATGACGGGTTATTTCTTGCCTTTGCCATTATCCTGGTTTCTGCCATTTCATTATATCAGGAATCCAGAAGCCGCAACGCCCTTGAAAAGCTGAAAACATTTACCCAGCCGAGCTGCAAAGTGATCCGAAATGGTGATGTACAACAGATCAAAACAGAAGATGTGGTGGTAGGAGACAGCATCATGATAGAAGAAGGAGACCTCATCACTGCAGATGGAATCATTGTGCATTCCAACGATTTTTCAGTTAATGAATCGATACTTACCGGAGAATCTTTTTCAGTATACAAAGATAAAAACTCCGAAGACCATCTCGTCTATTCCGGAACCATCGTCGCAAGCGGACTGGCTATAGCAACGGTAACAGAAATCGGCAACAAAACCAAACTCGGAAAAATAGGAAAAAGCCTTGAAAATATTAAGGATGAAAAAAGCCCTTTAGAAGTACAGATCAATGATTTTGTGAAAAAAATGGTGATTGTAGGGTCTGTCGTTTTCGCAGCAGTCTGGGTCATGAATTATTTACGATCTCATGAAGTAATAGACAGTCTGTTAAAAGCTCTCACACTGGCCATGAGTATCCTGCCCGAAGAAATTCCCGTGGCGTTTACAACATTCATGGCACTGGGATCGTGGCGCCTGATGAAAATGGGAATCATTGTAAAACAAATGAAAACCATAGAAACACTCGGTAGCGCCAGCATTATCTGTACAGATAAAACCGGAACTCTTACCGAAAATGAAATGACTTTGGCCAATCTTTTCGTGATTTCTACCCAAAAAGAACTGCAACCGGATGAGATATCCACTGCAGAAGAAAAAAAACTGTTGGAGATCGCAATGTGGGCGAGTGAACCGATTCCTTTTGACCCGATGGAAAAAGCTTTGCATGAAACTTATGGAAAACATTTTTCCGAAGATATGCGTCCTTATTTTAAAATGATTCATGAATATCCCCTCGATGGCAAACCACCGATGATGACCCATATTTTTGAAGATCAGACCGGAAAAAGAATCATTGCGGCCAAAGGTGCTCCGGAAGCATTTATGGAGATTTCTAACCTTAACCCTGAAGAAAAAGAAAATATAAGAACGGCTATCAAACATTTCACAACCCAAGGTTACAGGGTATTGGGAGTAGGAGTTGCAGATTTTTCAGGGAACAATTTTCCTGAGCATCAGCAGGAATTTATATTTGATTATAAAGGTCTTGTTGCATTCTACGATCCTCCAAAGAAGAATATGCAGGAGGTGCTGAAAGACTTTTACCAGGCAGGAATTTCTGTGAAAATAATAACAGGGGACAACTCAGATACTACTATGGCAATAGCCCGCCAAATAGGATTTCAGGGGCATGAAAAAAGCATTACGGGAGAAGAACTGATGAAAATGCAGGATGCTGAGTTTCAGGATTGTGTAAAGAAGATCAATATTTTTACCAGAATGTTTCCGGAAGCTAAACTCAGAATCATAAAAGCCCTGAAAGCAGAAAAAGAAATCGTAGCAATGACCGGCGATGGTGTCAACGACGGCCCCGCTCTGAAAGCCGCCCACATCGGTATCGCCATGGGAAAAAAAGGCACCGAAATTGCCAAACAAGCCGCCTCCCTGATCTTAGTAGACGATGATCTCGCTAAAATGACCCTTGCCATATCGATGGGAAGAAAAATATATTCTAATCTGAAAAAAGCAATACAATATATTATTTCAATCCATATCCCGATTATTCTGACGGTTTTTATTCCATTGACTTTCGGCTGGATTTATCCCAATATTCTGACACCCCTTCATGTCATTTTCCTCGAACTGATCATGGGACCTACCTGCTCCATTATCTATGAAAACGAACCCGTGGAAAAGAATATAATGCGTCAAAAACCAAGACCTTTCACCACAACTTTTTTTAATGCTAAAGAATTAATAACAAGCATCATACAGGGATTGTGCATTACAGCCGGAGTTTTGTTTATTTACCAATATGCAGTGGCGGAAGGGTTTAATGAAAATATAGTAAGAACAATGGTTTTCAGTACCCTTATCACGGCTAATATATTTCTTACTTTAATTAACCGTTCTTTTTATTATTCCATAATCACAACCTTAAAATACAGAAACAATCTTGTTCCACTTATTATTTCAGTTACCATCCTCATCGTAGCTGTTATGATCTATATTGAACCTTTGGCTGCGTTTTTCGGTTTTGAACCATTACATTCTTCTCAACTATTGACCTGCTGCTCAGTTGGTTTTCTGTCTGTAATTTGGTATGAAATGGTAAAATTAATTAAGAGAATAAAATTTAATCAAGAAAAATAA
- a CDS encoding cupin domain-containing protein translates to MKFLNKLIIKAIYILCIAIYFIPVKSFSQQTGITRTNLQRYDLQASGYETIQARIDFETGTSFGMHSHPGEEVIYVLEGTFEYQIEGEKPVILKGGEVLFIPAGKNHSAKNIGNSKASELATYIVQKGKQLLVMKK, encoded by the coding sequence ATGAAATTTTTAAACAAATTAATCATTAAAGCGATTTACATTCTTTGTATAGCTATCTATTTTATCCCTGTAAAAAGTTTCTCGCAACAAACGGGAATTACACGAACAAATCTTCAGAGATATGACTTACAGGCTTCAGGATATGAAACCATTCAGGCAAGAATTGATTTTGAAACAGGCACTTCCTTCGGAATGCATTCGCATCCGGGTGAAGAGGTAATCTATGTGCTGGAAGGAACTTTTGAATATCAGATCGAAGGTGAAAAACCTGTCATTCTGAAAGGAGGAGAAGTCCTTTTTATTCCGGCAGGAAAAAATCATTCTGCTAAAAATATAGGCAACAGCAAAGCCAGCGAACTCGCAACATATATTGTACAGAAAGGAAAGCAGCTGCTTGTCATGAAGAAATAG
- the xth gene encoding exodeoxyribonuclease III: MKIATYNVNGVNGRLPVLLQWLKEAEPDIVCLQELKAPQERFPIKEINDAGYQAIWKGQKSWNGVAILSKNHEIVEVQNTLPGDDEDVQSRYIEAIIDQMVICCLYLPNGNPYPGPKFDYKLSWIKRLKKRTDELIKMELPAIIIGDFNIIPTAMDVYKPERWENDALYRIEVRKAYEDLMKKGWLDSLRTLYPDEVIYTFWDYLYKAYDRNAGIRLDHILLSPYLTSRLKSGGVDKHVRGWEKSSDHAPVWIELLK; the protein is encoded by the coding sequence ATGAAAATAGCAACTTATAATGTAAACGGAGTGAATGGGCGGCTGCCGGTTTTACTTCAATGGCTAAAGGAAGCAGAGCCGGATATCGTTTGTCTTCAGGAACTGAAAGCCCCGCAGGAACGTTTTCCAATAAAGGAAATCAATGATGCCGGTTATCAGGCTATCTGGAAGGGACAAAAAAGCTGGAATGGAGTTGCGATTCTTTCAAAAAATCATGAGATTGTGGAAGTTCAGAATACTTTACCCGGAGATGATGAAGATGTCCAGAGCCGATACATCGAAGCCATTATCGATCAGATGGTGATTTGCTGCCTTTATCTTCCCAATGGAAATCCGTATCCGGGGCCGAAATTCGATTATAAATTAAGCTGGATCAAAAGATTAAAAAAACGAACTGATGAACTGATAAAAATGGAGCTTCCGGCGATTATTATCGGTGATTTTAATATTATTCCGACTGCGATGGATGTCTATAAACCCGAACGTTGGGAAAATGATGCGTTGTACAGGATTGAAGTAAGAAAAGCGTATGAGGATCTCATGAAAAAAGGCTGGCTGGATTCTCTCCGAACTTTATATCCGGACGAAGTTATCTATACCTTCTGGGATTACTTATACAAAGCCTATGACCGAAATGCAGGCATAAGGCTGGATCATATTTTATTAAGCCCATATCTCACTTCCCGTCTGAAATCGGGCGGCGTGGATAAACATGTGCGAGGTTGGGAAAAGAGTAGTGATCATGCTCCTGTCTGGATAGAACTGCTTAAATAA
- a CDS encoding DUF2798 domain-containing protein has protein sequence MKQRIAGAFIMGFITTGIISFTLISINVGYIENFFEKWLKSWAMAYIIIIPVIFFIGPKVQQFVAYLFRKNNQQ, from the coding sequence ATGAAACAGAGAATAGCCGGAGCGTTCATCATGGGCTTCATCACGACAGGTATTATTTCATTTACGTTAATCAGCATTAATGTAGGATATATCGAAAATTTCTTTGAAAAATGGCTAAAATCATGGGCAATGGCTTACATTATTATCATTCCTGTGATCTTTTTCATAGGTCCTAAGGTACAGCAGTTCGTAGCGTATCTTTTCAGGAAAAATAATCAGCAGTAG
- a CDS encoding TetR/AcrR family transcriptional regulator, whose amino-acid sequence MGKAEKTKQLIIEKSALLFNKKGIAGTSLSDILEVTKLAKGSLYVHFENKEAISHAVVEYYIDKQLKLMDAALAGSGSVKKRLFDYFEVFLNPEIPPFEGGCPFLNLGMEVDDTNDVSRRKIKKTIDTIHKKIRTTIQEGIDSEEFSNEWNAEEFAIKAYAMIEGAIMMKKITGSAKQMKTIEKLLKMEVEENLL is encoded by the coding sequence ATGGGAAAAGCAGAAAAGACAAAGCAACTGATTATTGAAAAGTCGGCTTTACTATTTAACAAAAAAGGAATCGCAGGAACAAGCCTCAGCGACATTCTCGAAGTCACAAAGCTGGCCAAAGGTAGTTTGTACGTGCACTTTGAAAATAAAGAAGCCATTTCCCATGCCGTTGTAGAATACTATATCGACAAGCAACTGAAACTTATGGATGCTGCTTTAGCAGGCAGCGGAAGTGTAAAGAAGAGACTCTTTGATTATTTTGAAGTCTTTCTAAACCCGGAGATTCCGCCTTTTGAGGGAGGTTGTCCTTTCTTAAACTTAGGAATGGAAGTAGATGACACCAATGACGTATCGAGAAGAAAGATCAAAAAAACAATAGATACTATCCATAAAAAAATAAGAACAACTATTCAGGAAGGTATAGACAGCGAAGAATTCAGTAATGAATGGAATGCCGAAGAATTTGCCATAAAAGCCTATGCCATGATCGAAGGAGCTATCATGATGAAAAAAATCACAGGTAGTGCAAAACAGATGAAAACTATCGAAAAACTCCTGAAAATGGAAGTTGAAGAAAATCTGTTATAA
- a CDS encoding YciE/YciF ferroxidase family protein — translation METKTPTKNATAKKPAATKTASKATAKTPAKKNAAKELKDLFEDSLKDIYWAEKALVKALPTMMKNATDAKLKAAIEKHIAETETHVQRLEQCFSALGKKAQAKKCDAMQGLLDEGKSIMQETEPGAVRDVGIIAAAQKVEHYEIATYGTLAAYAKVLKEDECLKNLLATLNEEKKCDESLTKVADTALNTQAM, via the coding sequence ATGGAAACGAAAACACCAACCAAAAATGCGACTGCAAAGAAACCTGCAGCGACAAAAACAGCATCCAAAGCAACGGCAAAGACTCCGGCTAAAAAGAATGCTGCCAAAGAATTGAAAGACCTGTTTGAAGATTCGCTGAAAGACATCTATTGGGCAGAAAAAGCCTTGGTAAAAGCTTTACCGACAATGATGAAAAACGCTACTGACGCCAAACTGAAAGCTGCCATTGAAAAACATATCGCAGAAACAGAAACACACGTTCAGAGACTGGAGCAATGCTTCAGTGCATTGGGGAAAAAAGCGCAGGCAAAAAAATGCGATGCTATGCAGGGATTATTGGATGAAGGGAAAAGTATCATGCAGGAAACAGAACCGGGAGCTGTAAGAGATGTAGGAATTATCGCTGCGGCGCAGAAAGTAGAACATTACGAAATCGCTACTTATGGGACATTGGCGGCATATGCAAAGGTTTTAAAAGAAGATGAATGTCTCAAAAACCTTCTCGCTACGCTAAATGAAGAGAAAAAATGCGATGAATCATTAACAAAAGTTGCCGACACCGCGCTGAACACTCAGGCGATGTAA
- a CDS encoding nitrilase-related carbon-nitrogen hydrolase, translating to MKNSNKTVKVAAVQISPVLYSKQGTIDKIINKILELGEKGVEFATFPETIIPYYPYFSFIQAPYAMAQEHLKLLEESIVVPSADTDAIGKAAKEANMVVSIGVNERDGGTIYNTQLLFDSDGTLIQRRRKLTPTYHERMVWGQGDASGLRAVDSAVGRIGQLACWEHYNPLFRYAMIADGEQIHSAMYPGSFLGPLHSEQTEINVRQHAMESACFVVCATGWLDEEQQKQIAQDTGGPIGPISGGCFTAIINPEGQIIGEPIKSGEGEVIADIDLSKIDSRKRLMDAKGHYSRPELVSLVIDRTPASQVHDISIDGQISASAQIISE from the coding sequence ATGAAGAACTCAAACAAAACCGTAAAAGTTGCCGCCGTGCAGATCAGCCCTGTATTATACAGCAAACAGGGAACTATTGATAAAATAATTAATAAAATTCTTGAATTGGGAGAAAAAGGAGTGGAATTCGCCACTTTCCCGGAAACCATTATTCCTTATTATCCTTATTTCTCTTTTATTCAGGCGCCTTATGCGATGGCACAGGAACACTTGAAACTGTTGGAAGAATCCATCGTTGTCCCTTCTGCGGATACAGATGCGATCGGGAAAGCCGCTAAGGAAGCCAATATGGTCGTTTCCATCGGAGTGAACGAACGTGATGGCGGAACCATCTATAATACACAGCTTCTTTTCGATTCAGATGGAACATTGATCCAGCGCAGAAGAAAACTAACACCAACTTACCACGAAAGAATGGTTTGGGGACAAGGAGATGCTTCAGGTCTCAGAGCCGTAGACAGCGCAGTGGGAAGAATAGGGCAGTTGGCTTGCTGGGAACACTACAATCCATTATTCCGATATGCGATGATTGCAGATGGTGAACAGATTCATTCGGCGATGTATCCAGGATCATTCCTTGGCCCTTTGCATAGTGAACAAACAGAAATCAACGTTCGTCAGCACGCCATGGAATCTGCCTGTTTCGTAGTTTGTGCTACAGGCTGGCTGGATGAAGAACAGCAGAAGCAGATCGCTCAGGATACAGGAGGGCCAATCGGTCCCATTTCAGGAGGATGTTTCACTGCGATTATTAATCCTGAAGGTCAGATCATCGGAGAACCTATCAAATCCGGAGAAGGAGAAGTGATCGCCGATATCGATTTATCTAAAATAGATTCCCGCAAGCGTCTTATGGATGCAAAAGGCCACTACAGCCGTCCCGAACTGGTAAGTCTTGTGATCGACCGCACTCCGGCTTCTCAGGTACATGATATCAGTATCGACGGGCAGATTTCTGCATCGGCACAAATTATTTCAGAATAA
- a CDS encoding Ohr family peroxiredoxin, producing MENATQNEKVIYTGSTITIGGRGGSAKSTDGKLNVKLTAPGAIGEGTNPEQLFAAGWSACFIGAMGKAAAAKDIKFPADATVHAEVDLVLSETDGYSLKARLNISLPGIDNETAKSVAEAAHSLCPYSKMVKGNIKVETIIL from the coding sequence ATGGAAAATGCAACTCAAAACGAAAAAGTAATTTACACAGGATCCACCATTACCATTGGAGGACGAGGAGGTTCAGCAAAAAGTACAGACGGAAAACTGAACGTGAAACTTACAGCTCCCGGAGCCATCGGAGAAGGTACAAACCCTGAACAACTGTTTGCAGCAGGTTGGTCTGCGTGTTTTATCGGAGCGATGGGGAAAGCTGCCGCTGCTAAAGACATTAAATTCCCTGCAGATGCAACCGTACATGCAGAAGTAGACCTGGTTTTATCAGAAACAGACGGATATTCTTTAAAGGCTCGTCTCAACATCAGCCTTCCGGGAATTGACAACGAAACGGCAAAATCTGTCGCAGAAGCTGCACACTCTTTATGCCCTTATTCTAAAATGGTAAAAGGTAACATAAAAGTAGAAACCATTATCCTTTAA
- a CDS encoding epoxide hydrolase family protein produces the protein MKTINNLSRLLFTGALMVQFAIASAQNKTELKNDETIRPFKVNISDAEVKDLRQRILQTRWPSKELVNDEKQGAKLAKMQELAQYWGTSYDWKKAEARLNSYPQFKTKIDGIDIHFIHVKSKHKNAMPLILSHGWPGSVFEFMGVIEPLTNPTAYGGKAEDAFDIVIPSLPGFGFSGKPAVEGWGNDRIAKAWIVLMKRLGYKNYVAQGGDWGAGIVHSMALQAPQGLLAIHSNLPATLPNEAGMALGGNTVPESFSQKERAAFEQLNNAIKTGGFIYKTTMEGRPQGVSYSISDSPVGLAGWIFLHPGFDEWSFGKDPKQLPTRDQVLDDISLYWLTNSASSAAQIYWENRNISIISAGMMQSDKITIPVAVTTFPKDVYASPESWAKRAYKNLVYFHEVDRGGHFAAWEHPQLFSEELRAAFKSVR, from the coding sequence ATGAAAACAATAAACAATCTCTCCCGATTATTATTCACAGGAGCATTAATGGTACAATTTGCCATTGCTTCAGCTCAAAATAAAACAGAATTAAAAAATGATGAAACCATCCGGCCATTTAAAGTAAATATTTCAGATGCTGAAGTGAAAGACCTTCGCCAGCGCATTTTACAGACAAGATGGCCTTCCAAAGAATTGGTAAATGATGAAAAGCAAGGGGCAAAACTTGCCAAAATGCAGGAACTCGCCCAATATTGGGGAACAAGCTACGACTGGAAAAAAGCTGAAGCAAGATTAAATTCGTACCCTCAGTTTAAAACTAAAATAGACGGAATAGACATTCACTTTATCCACGTAAAATCAAAACATAAAAACGCGATGCCACTGATTCTAAGTCATGGCTGGCCGGGATCTGTATTCGAATTCATGGGAGTGATAGAACCATTAACAAATCCTACGGCCTACGGAGGAAAAGCCGAAGATGCATTTGATATTGTGATCCCTTCATTGCCCGGTTTTGGGTTTTCGGGTAAACCTGCGGTAGAAGGTTGGGGCAACGACCGTATTGCAAAAGCATGGATTGTCTTAATGAAACGTCTGGGCTATAAAAATTATGTAGCACAAGGCGGTGACTGGGGTGCGGGAATTGTTCACTCAATGGCTTTACAGGCTCCTCAGGGATTATTGGCAATTCACAGCAATCTTCCTGCGACATTACCCAACGAAGCGGGAATGGCTCTAGGTGGAAATACAGTACCGGAAAGCTTTTCGCAAAAAGAACGTGCCGCTTTTGAACAATTAAACAATGCCATCAAAACAGGGGGCTTTATCTACAAAACAACAATGGAAGGAAGACCGCAGGGCGTAAGCTATTCTATCTCAGACTCTCCTGTTGGACTTGCAGGATGGATCTTCCTACACCCGGGCTTCGATGAATGGTCTTTCGGAAAAGATCCGAAACAGTTGCCGACAAGAGATCAGGTTTTGGATGATATCTCATTATACTGGTTGACAAATTCTGCTTCTTCCGCAGCTCAGATCTATTGGGAAAACAGAAATATCAGCATCATCAGTGCAGGAATGATGCAGTCTGACAAAATCACGATTCCGGTTGCCGTGACAACCTTCCCGAAAGATGTATATGCATCTCCGGAGAGCTGGGCAAAACGAGCATATAAAAATCTGGTTTATTTCCATGAAGTGGACAGAGGCGGTCACTTCGCAGCTTGGGAACACCCTCAGCTTTTCTCAGAAGAATTGAGAGCCGCTTTCAAATCAGTACGATAA